In Oncorhynchus nerka isolate Pitt River linkage group LG21, Oner_Uvic_2.0, whole genome shotgun sequence, the following are encoded in one genomic region:
- the LOC115110560 gene encoding ras-related protein Rab-3D-like, with translation MASVNDSRLQQQPAQKDAADQNFDYMFKLLIIGNSSVGKTSFLFRYADDSFTPAFVSTVGIDFKVKTVFRNEKRIKLQIWDTAGQERYRTITTAYYRGAMGFLLMYDITNQDSFNAVQDWATQIKTYSWDNAQVILVGNKCELEDDRLVPTEDSQRLAKDLGYQFFEASAKDNINVKQVFERLVDVICEKMNESMGGDANMLSNHRSTSLQDSPPENHGGCGC, from the exons ATGGCGTCAGTGAATGACTCTCGCCTTCAGCAGCAGCCTGCCCAGAAGGATGCGGCTGACCAGAACTTTGACTACATGTTCAAGCTGCTGATCATTGGCAACAGCAGTGTGGGGAAGACCAGCTTCCTGTTCCGCTATGCTGATGACTCCTTCACCCCAGCCTTTGTCTCCACTGTGGGCATAGACTTCAAGGTCAAGACCGTCTTCCGCAATGAGAAAAGGATAAAGCTACAGATATGG GACACAGCGGGACAGGAGCGCTACCGTACCATCACCACAGCCTACTACAGAGGAGCCATGGGCTTCCTGCTCATGTATGACATCACCAACCAGGACTCCTTCAACGCTGTGCAGGACTG GGCAACTCAGATTAAGACATACTCTTGGGACAACGCACAGGTGATCCTGGTGGGAAACAAGTGTGAACTGGAGGATGACAGGCTCGTCCCCACAGAGGATAGTCAGAGACTGGCCAAAGATCTTG GGTACCAGTTCTTCGAGGCCAGCGCCAAGGACAACATCAACGTGAAGCAGGTGTTTGAGCGGCTGGTAGACGTCATCTGTGAGAAGATGAACGAGAGCATGGGCGGAGATGCCAACATGTTGTCCAATCACAGGAGCACCAGTCTACAGGACTCTCCTCCAGAGAACCATGGGGGCTGTGGCTGCTAA
- the cnn1b gene encoding calponin-1 produces the protein MSKNFKSGPSFGLSAEVKSKLAQKYDPQKEEELRLWIQDVTGKKIADPFMENLKDGVILCELINTLQPGSVRKINTSPQNWHQLENIGNFVRAITVYGMKPYDLFEANDLFENTNYTQVQSTLITLAGIAQSKGFHSKHDMGVKYATAHQRRFAPDMLKEGRNVIGLQMGTNKLASQKGMTSYGTRRHLYDPRGGMENPLDQSTISLQMGTNKGANQSGMTAPGTRRHIYDKSLGLEECDTSTVSLQMGTNKMASQQGMTTYGLPRQVYDNKYCSNPDEFVNNGERAEFDGTMCYD, from the exons TTGGCCCAGAAGTATGACCCCCAGAAGGAGGAGGAGCTGAGGCTGTGGATCCAGGACGTAACAGGCAAGAAGATCGCTGATCCTTTCATGGAGAACCTAAAGGATGGGGTCATCTTGTGCGA ACTTATCAACACACTTCAGCCAGGATCTGTGAGAAAGATTAACACTTCCCCTCAAAACTGGCATCAG CTGGAAAACATTGGCAATTTTGTCCGAGCCATCACAGTTTATGGTATGAAGCCATACGATTTGTTTGAGGCCAACGACCTGTTTGAGAATACCAACTACACCCAGGTCCAGAGCACGCTCATCACCCTGGCTGGAATT GCCCAGTCCAAAGGTTTCCACTCCAAGCATGACATGGGAGTGAAGTATGCAACAGCACACCAGCGCCGTTTTGCCCCAGACATGCTGAAGGAAGGGCGCAATGTCATCGGCCTGCAG ATGGGTACCAACAAACTTGCCAGCCAGAAGGGCATGACATCTTATGGCACGCGGCGTCACCTGTATGACCCGAGGGGGGGAATGGAGAACCCTCTGGATCAGTCCACCATCAGCCTCCAGATGGGCACCAATAAGGGTGCCAACCAG tctggcATGACGGCCCCTGGCACCAGGAGACACATCTATGACAAGAGTCTGGGCTTGGAGGAATGCGACACCTCCACCGTTTCACTGCAGATGGGCACCAACAAGATGGCGTCCCAGCAGGGCATGACCACATACGGCCTCCCTCGGCAGGTCTACGACAACAAGTACTGCTCCAACCCTGATGAATTTGTCAACAACGGAGAGAGGGCTGAGTTTGACGGTACTATGTGCTATGACTAA
- the LOC115110565 gene encoding transmembrane protein 205-like, with protein MVTEGEPTDLVKVLHLLVLSFAWGMQLWVSFIAGVTLLKQVTLHTFGLVQSKLFPVYFYCLLGSNFVSLAVYAVYHPRELLDWHESLQMALYFVAVIMAGLNAQWFGPSATEVLFKLREVEQEHGLGNQIGIGSQREAYAKLREQDPKYKAYKSTFGHYHGLSILCNLIGFICTTTNIVYTALNLHTI; from the exons atggtcacagaaGGGGAGCCTACAGATTTGGTGAAAGTGCTGCACCTGCTGGTGCTGTCCTTTGCATGGGGAATGCAGTTGTGGGTCTCCTTTATAGCAG GTGTTACACTGTTGAAGCAGGTAACACTGCACACCTTTGGGCTGGTGCAAAGCAAGCTGTTCCCTGTCTATTTCTATTGCTTACTGGGCAGCAACTTTGTCAGCCTTGCTGTGTATGCAGTCTACCACCCCAGAGAGCTGCTGGATTGGCACGAAAGCCTGCAG ATGGCTCTGTACTTTGTGGCAGTCATCATGGCAGGTCTAAACGCACAGTGGTTTGGCCCGTCTGCCACAGAAGTCCTGTTCAAGCTGCGGGAGGTGGAGCAGGAGCATGGCCTGGGGAACCAAATAGGGATAGGGAGCCAGAGGGAAGCCTACGCCAAACTCAGGGAGCAGGACCCCAAGTATAAGGCCTACAAGAGCACCTTTGGCCACTATCATGGCCTGTCCATCCTGTGCAACCTGATTGGGTTTATCTGCACAACCACCAACATAGTGTACACAGCTCTCAATTTACACACCATTTAG